One genomic window of Sphingobacterium oryzagri includes the following:
- a CDS encoding SusC/RagA family TonB-linked outer membrane protein, which produces MLVNEYNRNIGRAEPFVSTADGGRGRPEEQQTYDRLFEAFRTAGIHSADISLYGGSENTTYYLSGGYNKQEAILRPISFDRSSFRFNLDQKVNDKIKVGSSNSLSRTGRNQGRAGDGPQGGILQAALHTPTYLSPYNDQGVLVGRAGFDNLTLLLDNYDVGSVSLRYIGNLYGEYQFSPSWRFRSTFSLDYNQYDEHEYWNNLLIAGSPEGLATSAIGQATTWINEQTITYRKKFAGLHTLGLLVGNTLQGSTFSLTSASGTGFATNDFKLISAAANTTSSQDWDQYNLASFFGRIDYAYDDRYLIDFSLRADGSSKFNKGYQWGYFPAVGLAWRLKKESFLENVAFLDDLKLRSSYGITGNQNGINSFASRQLWSGVNTAYQGAAGIVPEQLANQQLSWEKTAQFNIGLDAALFKNRLTFAFNYYSKYTTDGLLTEVLPGTTGFGQYLNNAAEISNKGFELTLNSVNIQKENFSWSSSLNIARNVNNIEKLAKPMNFGSRDLILFQQGSPMYSFWVYNQLYVDPATGNAVYEDVNGDGQITTDDRQILGSIWPDYFGGLSNNFSYKNFDLQTFFNFSVGNEVYNHNRFFGEAGGARDAARVIFASNLDRWQQPGDITDVPRSDGVNNNNYKDGGGRWLEDGSYLRLRTVSLGYNVSSKILERLALSKLRIYAQATNLFTWTAYTGLDPESAANGSVNQQGIDLGTPPQPRSFQLGINLTL; this is translated from the coding sequence TTGCTCGTTAATGAGTACAACAGGAATATTGGTCGCGCAGAACCTTTCGTATCTACCGCGGATGGCGGTCGGGGAAGGCCTGAAGAACAACAGACCTACGACCGTCTTTTTGAGGCATTTCGCACAGCGGGCATACATAGCGCCGATATTTCCTTATATGGCGGAAGCGAGAACACCACATACTACCTTAGCGGCGGCTACAATAAGCAGGAAGCTATCCTTCGCCCGATTTCTTTTGACCGATCGAGCTTTCGCTTCAACTTGGATCAGAAAGTAAACGATAAAATAAAAGTGGGCTCGAGCAACTCATTAAGCCGTACCGGTCGTAACCAGGGGCGGGCCGGCGATGGTCCGCAAGGGGGGATCCTGCAAGCGGCGCTACACACACCGACTTACTTATCGCCTTACAATGATCAAGGCGTACTGGTGGGGCGTGCGGGTTTTGACAATCTTACCCTGCTGCTGGATAACTATGATGTAGGCTCGGTCAGCTTGCGTTATATCGGAAATCTGTACGGTGAATATCAATTTTCGCCATCCTGGCGGTTTCGTTCAACGTTTAGTCTCGATTACAACCAATATGATGAACACGAATATTGGAATAACCTGCTGATCGCCGGCAGCCCCGAAGGGCTGGCCACCTCAGCCATCGGTCAGGCTACCACCTGGATCAATGAACAGACCATAACCTATCGTAAAAAATTTGCAGGATTGCACACGCTGGGTTTACTTGTCGGAAATACGCTGCAAGGTTCTACTTTTTCTTTGACCTCGGCCAGCGGCACAGGCTTTGCAACCAACGATTTTAAGTTGATCAGTGCGGCAGCCAATACGACCAGTTCGCAAGATTGGGATCAGTATAACCTGGCGTCCTTCTTCGGACGTATCGACTATGCGTACGATGACCGTTACTTGATAGATTTTTCACTGCGTGCCGATGGTTCATCCAAGTTTAACAAAGGATATCAGTGGGGTTATTTCCCTGCCGTGGGGCTGGCCTGGCGATTGAAAAAGGAAAGTTTCCTGGAAAACGTTGCGTTTTTAGACGATCTTAAACTGCGAAGTAGCTACGGTATAACGGGAAACCAAAACGGTATCAATTCCTTTGCCTCAAGACAGCTTTGGTCGGGCGTGAACACCGCTTACCAGGGTGCAGCCGGTATTGTGCCGGAGCAGCTTGCAAACCAGCAGCTGAGCTGGGAAAAGACTGCGCAGTTTAATATAGGCCTGGATGCTGCGCTGTTCAAAAATAGACTAACCTTCGCGTTTAACTACTACAGCAAATATACCACCGATGGATTGCTAACAGAAGTGTTGCCCGGAACGACCGGATTTGGCCAGTATCTGAACAATGCGGCTGAAATAAGCAACAAAGGCTTTGAGCTCACCTTAAATTCGGTGAATATTCAAAAAGAAAATTTCTCCTGGAGCAGCTCCTTAAATATCGCTCGGAACGTTAACAATATCGAGAAGTTGGCCAAGCCAATGAATTTCGGTAGCCGCGATCTTATTTTATTTCAGCAGGGAAGCCCGATGTATTCCTTTTGGGTGTACAACCAGCTCTATGTCGACCCCGCTACCGGAAATGCCGTCTACGAGGATGTGAATGGTGATGGTCAAATCACCACTGATGATAGGCAAATACTGGGGAGTATATGGCCAGATTATTTCGGAGGATTGTCAAACAATTTTAGTTACAAAAATTTTGATCTGCAGACATTTTTCAATTTTTCTGTCGGCAATGAGGTGTACAACCATAACCGCTTTTTTGGAGAAGCTGGTGGAGCACGCGATGCTGCACGTGTCATATTTGCATCAAACCTGGATCGTTGGCAGCAACCTGGCGACATCACCGACGTACCCCGCTCAGACGGTGTAAATAATAACAATTACAAGGATGGTGGAGGAAGATGGCTGGAAGATGGATCTTATCTGCGCCTTCGAACGGTGAGCTTAGGTTACAACGTGAGCAGTAAAATATTGGAGCGGCTGGCGCTATCCAAATTACGCATCTATGCCCAAGCAACCAACCTGTTTACCTGGACGGCTTATACGGGACTCGACCCGGAATCGGCAGCAAACGGATCGGTTAACCAGCAAGGTATAGATTTAGGTACTCCGCCGCAGCCACGGAGTTTTCAACTAGGTATAAACTTAACCCTTTAA
- a CDS encoding YeiH family protein has translation MSIKKQTISEDWVVVILGLAIIFLSLSGLVLPKPAWSWSDETAFTALFLPSNLQAIGLQFLLVLLTAIVGALLLHKSWRSTLVVIPFVFLLTIFALLLAGNNLLKSLNLEAVIFSLVIGLLISNLFKLPDWFKAVLNAEFYVKIGLVLLGTSVIFGDVLQAGALGLLQALIVVISVWYFAFWLCKKLKVDKEMALMLSSAVSICGVSAAIATSGAIEGDRKKLSYVISLVLITAIPMMIFMPYLANWLGLSQEVTGAWLGGSIDTTGAVVASGSLVGEEALKISTIVKFSQNVLLGIAAFAISIYWTYDKTKKADQVEKPTLKVIWQRFPKFVLGFVFASLLFSFVIPGETAGQVKESLKSIQGIWFALAFTSIGLETNIKDLLGQQSKKPLFAFLMAQAFNIVVTLLISLLLFG, from the coding sequence ATGTCTATAAAAAAACAAACAATTTCCGAAGATTGGGTAGTGGTCATCTTGGGCCTGGCAATAATTTTTCTAAGCCTATCGGGTCTTGTACTCCCCAAGCCGGCATGGAGCTGGTCTGACGAGACGGCGTTTACCGCCCTCTTTTTGCCATCAAATTTACAGGCTATAGGTCTACAATTTCTATTGGTACTACTTACGGCGATTGTGGGCGCCTTACTATTGCATAAAAGTTGGCGTTCGACGTTGGTCGTCATTCCCTTCGTATTTCTGCTGACGATATTTGCCCTGCTACTGGCCGGTAATAATCTGCTCAAAAGTTTAAATCTGGAGGCCGTGATTTTTAGCTTGGTCATAGGTTTGCTGATCAGTAATCTATTTAAGTTACCCGATTGGTTTAAAGCGGTGTTAAATGCAGAATTCTATGTGAAGATTGGTCTGGTGTTGCTCGGGACTTCCGTTATCTTTGGGGATGTGCTACAAGCTGGCGCTCTTGGCCTGCTGCAAGCCTTGATTGTAGTTATTTCGGTATGGTACTTTGCTTTTTGGTTGTGTAAGAAGCTTAAGGTAGATAAGGAAATGGCGCTAATGTTATCGAGCGCAGTATCGATCTGTGGAGTGTCGGCTGCCATTGCCACGTCCGGCGCCATCGAAGGCGATAGAAAAAAGCTTTCTTATGTGATCTCACTCGTGCTGATAACGGCGATACCCATGATGATTTTCATGCCTTACCTGGCTAATTGGCTGGGGCTTTCGCAAGAAGTGACGGGCGCCTGGCTGGGTGGTAGTATTGATACGACGGGTGCGGTTGTCGCTTCCGGATCGTTGGTCGGCGAAGAAGCTTTAAAAATAAGTACGATCGTCAAATTTTCCCAAAATGTCCTTTTGGGAATTGCGGCATTCGCGATCAGTATTTATTGGACTTATGACAAAACTAAAAAGGCTGATCAGGTTGAGAAGCCAACGTTAAAAGTGATTTGGCAACGCTTTCCGAAATTTGTACTGGGCTTTGTTTTTGCCTCGCTGCTTTTCTCATTCGTCATTCCCGGTGAAACTGCCGGCCAGGTAAAAGAAAGTTTAAAAAGTATCCAAGGTATTTGGTTCGCGCTGGCGTTCACATCAATCGGCTTAGAGACAAATATCAAAGATCTGCTGGGGCAGCAAAGCAAAAAGCCTTTGTTCGCATTTCTGATGGCGCAGGCATTCAATATAGTGGTTACCTTGTTGATTTCCCTGCTGTTGTTTGGTTAG
- a CDS encoding NAD(P)/FAD-dependent oxidoreductase encodes MAMEKNYDAVVVGAGPNGLAAAITLQRAGKSTLLIEGSEEIGGGMRSKALTLPGYVHDVCSAIHPMALASPFFRSLPLSAHGLELIYPDIAAAHPLDKESAAVLFSDYAKTIQHLGQDAAVYRRLTSAVVENWEALAQDTMGPLRFPKNPLRLAAFGLDALQPATWIAKRFSTQRAKALWGGMAAHSIQPLSNFSTAAIGIVLSAVGHRYGWPIPKGGSQSIAAALINYYKSLGGQVQTGFWLKDVRALPKHEVLLLDLTPKQILALTGVEWSVRYRKQLSSYQYGMGVFKVDWALSDPTPFKDAAASRAGTVHLGNTFAEIAENEWRTSKGQHVAQPFVLFSQPSLFDTERSPAGKHTGWAYCHVPHGSTVDMRPAIEKQIERFAPGFKDTILATHTFNTRELEAYNPNYVGGDINGGLMNLAQLYTRPTWKLTPYRTSEKNIYICSSSTPPGGGVHGMCGFHAAKTALSDHFNVSLSL; translated from the coding sequence ATGGCAATGGAAAAAAATTATGATGCAGTAGTGGTAGGCGCAGGACCCAATGGTCTGGCGGCGGCGATAACTTTGCAACGTGCCGGAAAATCAACCTTACTTATTGAAGGGAGCGAGGAGATCGGCGGAGGCATGCGAAGCAAAGCGCTTACCCTGCCAGGATATGTTCATGACGTTTGTTCGGCGATTCATCCCATGGCCTTGGCTTCACCTTTCTTTCGCTCGTTGCCGCTATCCGCGCATGGACTTGAGTTAATTTATCCGGACATTGCGGCAGCGCATCCTTTGGATAAAGAAAGTGCTGCGGTGCTATTTAGTGACTACGCAAAAACGATCCAACACCTCGGGCAGGATGCAGCCGTTTACCGGCGGTTAACCTCGGCTGTGGTGGAAAATTGGGAAGCCCTGGCTCAAGATACTATGGGACCATTAAGATTTCCGAAAAATCCGTTGCGGCTTGCTGCTTTTGGTTTGGATGCGTTGCAGCCTGCTACGTGGATTGCCAAACGTTTTTCGACCCAAAGAGCCAAGGCACTTTGGGGAGGCATGGCAGCACATAGCATTCAGCCACTGAGCAACTTCTCCACAGCGGCTATCGGTATTGTATTGTCCGCCGTAGGGCATCGTTATGGATGGCCCATCCCAAAAGGCGGGTCACAGTCTATTGCCGCGGCTTTAATTAATTATTATAAATCCTTAGGAGGGCAGGTTCAAACCGGCTTTTGGCTGAAGGATGTAAGAGCGCTGCCGAAGCACGAGGTATTGCTTTTGGATCTTACACCAAAACAAATCTTAGCTTTAACGGGTGTGGAGTGGTCTGTTCGCTATAGAAAACAATTATCTTCTTATCAATATGGCATGGGGGTTTTTAAGGTAGATTGGGCCTTGTCTGATCCCACGCCTTTTAAAGATGCCGCTGCTTCGCGAGCGGGAACGGTTCATTTGGGCAATACATTTGCCGAGATCGCGGAGAATGAGTGGCGAACAAGCAAGGGACAGCATGTAGCGCAACCTTTTGTGCTTTTTAGTCAACCCAGTTTGTTTGATACGGAACGAAGCCCGGCAGGAAAGCATACGGGATGGGCGTATTGTCATGTGCCCCACGGCTCCACGGTAGACATGAGGCCGGCAATAGAAAAACAGATCGAAAGATTTGCTCCTGGTTTTAAAGATACGATCCTGGCGACCCATACTTTCAATACGAGGGAGCTAGAAGCGTATAATCCAAACTATGTAGGCGGTGACATTAACGGAGGTTTAATGAATCTTGCGCAGCTGTACACGCGTCCCACCTGGAAGTTAACACCCTATCGCACCTCGGAGAAAAATATTTATATATGCTCGTCCTCGACGCCACCAGGTGGCGGGGTTCATGGCATGTGCGGATTCCATGCTGCTAAAACAGCCTTGTCCGACCATTTTAATGTATCCTTATCCCTGTAG
- a CDS encoding c-type cytochrome, whose amino-acid sequence MINKRYVYGLLLLHCLFVCCSVEPSDEQTIDTTQIYPMHWNDGLESYRETWPAHFRIGQAADAKFIAQWDIDVRPDGLGLPDKGEGTVMAGELLYRQKCASCHGVHGYEGPYDKLVTDSTGKNTIGNYWPYATTIFDYVRRAMPFNAPGSLSDQEVYDITAYLLYLNRIIGKEQVINAKTLPLVEMPALKRYVLDDRRGGTEIK is encoded by the coding sequence ATGATTAATAAGCGCTATGTATATGGTCTTTTGCTGTTGCACTGTCTTTTTGTTTGCTGTTCGGTTGAACCCAGCGATGAGCAAACCATAGACACCACGCAGATTTATCCTATGCACTGGAATGATGGTCTGGAAAGCTACCGGGAGACATGGCCGGCACACTTCCGGATAGGGCAAGCTGCCGATGCGAAATTTATTGCTCAATGGGATATCGATGTGCGTCCCGATGGGCTCGGCCTACCCGACAAGGGGGAAGGTACGGTGATGGCTGGCGAACTGCTTTACCGGCAAAAATGCGCGTCGTGCCACGGCGTACATGGCTATGAAGGCCCGTATGATAAATTGGTAACTGACAGCACGGGAAAAAATACTATAGGCAACTACTGGCCTTATGCAACGACCATTTTTGACTATGTGCGCCGCGCGATGCCGTTTAACGCGCCGGGCTCGCTAAGCGATCAAGAGGTCTACGACATCACGGCCTATCTGCTGTATTTGAACAGGATAATAGGTAAAGAGCAGGTAATCAATGCAAAAACACTTCCCTTGGTCGAGATGCCGGCGCTGAAGCGCTACGTCCTTGACGATAGGCGAGGTGGAACGGAAATAAAGTGA
- a CDS encoding RagB/SusD family nutrient uptake outer membrane protein: MQRHYLLYIVCLLLSSSCSSFLEVDPKTSISGENVINDQTSAEAALNGAYVALRDYYSVNFQSIAYLSGDNVEWTGSQSQIQEFINHRVNAENSTIASTWNGIYQAVNRANNVIKVLRDNQELDIAAEDRGRILGQAYAIRALSYFDLARIWGGVPLILEPTERVGQNAGIERSSRDETFAQILSDLSAAEELLGETTDRFIFTKKTVWALKARFYLYTEQWAEAISYANRLVSDTNYELLNPYYSFFKNNVTGTRESVFELYYNANELNPHRGQWQPQTNGGTRQWAPNAALVALLTAPETGGARSELIARDNQNRWYGNLYYRSPATDPTYIIRIAELYLIRAEASARINDYQQATADLNALRRRALLSSRTNSENQAEILLWIENERRLEFAFEAHRWFDLVRTGRAQQVLGINESFRLLLPIPYSQILADPSLTQNPGYSF; this comes from the coding sequence ATGCAACGACATTATCTTTTATATATAGTTTGCTTGCTGCTAAGCAGCAGCTGTTCTTCCTTTTTGGAAGTGGATCCAAAAACTTCGATATCGGGCGAAAACGTAATAAACGATCAAACATCTGCAGAGGCCGCGCTGAATGGTGCTTATGTGGCTTTACGTGATTACTACAGCGTAAACTTCCAATCTATTGCCTACCTGTCGGGAGACAATGTGGAATGGACAGGATCGCAATCGCAGATTCAGGAATTTATTAATCATCGCGTGAACGCGGAGAATTCGACCATTGCATCAACCTGGAATGGAATATACCAGGCGGTGAATCGTGCGAACAATGTCATTAAAGTACTACGGGATAACCAGGAGCTGGATATAGCGGCTGAAGACCGAGGTCGTATCCTCGGACAGGCTTACGCTATTCGAGCGCTAAGTTATTTTGATCTGGCCCGAATTTGGGGTGGTGTGCCGCTTATCCTGGAGCCGACCGAGCGGGTAGGACAAAACGCAGGGATTGAGCGAAGTAGCCGCGATGAAACCTTTGCACAGATTCTTTCCGATCTGTCTGCAGCCGAGGAGCTGCTAGGCGAAACGACCGACCGATTTATCTTTACAAAAAAGACAGTCTGGGCACTAAAAGCGCGTTTTTACCTGTATACGGAACAGTGGGCAGAAGCGATTTCCTACGCGAATAGACTAGTGTCTGACACGAACTATGAATTGCTGAATCCTTACTACAGCTTCTTCAAGAATAATGTAACGGGTACAAGAGAGTCTGTTTTTGAGCTGTATTACAACGCTAATGAACTCAATCCGCATCGCGGACAGTGGCAGCCACAAACCAATGGGGGAACGCGGCAATGGGCACCCAACGCCGCGCTGGTAGCGCTGCTGACTGCGCCTGAAACCGGTGGCGCCAGAAGCGAGCTCATCGCAAGAGATAATCAGAATAGATGGTATGGCAATTTATATTACCGCAGCCCGGCTACTGATCCTACCTACATCATACGCATAGCAGAGCTTTATCTAATACGTGCGGAAGCTAGCGCTAGAATCAACGATTACCAGCAGGCGACAGCTGACCTGAATGCTCTGAGAAGAAGGGCGCTTCTGTCTTCGCGTACAAATTCCGAAAACCAAGCTGAAATTTTGTTGTGGATCGAGAACGAGCGCCGGCTTGAATTTGCTTTTGAAGCACACCGCTGGTTCGACCTGGTGCGCACGGGCAGGGCGCAGCAGGTGTTAGGTATCAATGAGTCCTTCAGACTACTTTTACCTATTCCCTATAGCCAGATACTGGCAGATCCTAGTTTAACGCAAAACCCGGGTTATTCCTTTTAA
- the soxC gene encoding sulfite dehydrogenase: protein MDNSKRSTLWSERGLGLAAFILVLVGIGLTSYLYFGSRNQIIEPLTPSQIVVDPSKVQGQPTGQVGYRSVFESPQKLTSTTASRTPLQDLYGTITPSDLHFERHHAGVPTIDPDEHELLIHGLLDRPIRLTLADLKRYPSVSRICFIECSGNFRYGKREMTPQEVCGLTSQSEWTGVLLSTILRDLGVKASAKWFLAEGADGALMARSVPLDEALPEAIIAYGQNGEAIRPQQGYPMRLVIPGFEGNTQIKWLRRIELTDKPVMTREETSKYTEKVKDGKIRMFSLVMDARSIITYPAYPKKIKEGWQEIRGIAWSGRGKVKQVLVSTDNGKHWQQAHIQGPVLEKAHTAFRLMWNWDGKPTRILSKVIDETGYEQPTYNQLVKARESKGGYHFNPVVGWDIEQDGATYLADVADIN from the coding sequence ATGGATAATAGCAAACGATCGACATTATGGTCAGAGCGCGGCTTGGGACTAGCTGCTTTTATATTGGTGCTGGTAGGCATTGGTCTGACAAGCTACCTGTATTTTGGATCCAGAAATCAGATTATTGAACCCCTTACGCCTAGTCAGATCGTGGTAGATCCGAGTAAGGTGCAAGGACAGCCAACTGGGCAAGTGGGGTATCGGTCGGTATTTGAGTCTCCGCAGAAACTCACATCAACGACTGCTTCACGAACACCATTACAAGACCTTTATGGCACCATAACCCCTTCAGACTTGCATTTCGAGCGGCATCATGCAGGCGTACCTACCATTGATCCCGACGAGCACGAGCTGTTGATCCATGGGCTACTTGATAGACCCATACGCTTAACATTGGCCGATCTTAAACGCTATCCTTCGGTATCCCGTATTTGTTTTATAGAATGCTCGGGAAATTTTCGATATGGCAAGCGGGAGATGACGCCCCAGGAGGTTTGTGGGCTCACCAGTCAGAGCGAGTGGACAGGCGTACTGCTGTCCACCATCTTACGCGATCTTGGCGTGAAGGCGTCCGCAAAATGGTTTTTGGCCGAGGGGGCAGATGGAGCACTAATGGCGCGTAGCGTACCTTTGGACGAGGCATTGCCTGAAGCAATCATCGCTTATGGACAAAACGGCGAAGCAATACGTCCGCAGCAAGGTTACCCCATGCGCCTTGTCATACCGGGGTTTGAAGGCAATACGCAAATCAAATGGCTAAGGCGCATTGAGCTGACGGATAAGCCGGTAATGACGCGCGAAGAAACTTCTAAATATACCGAGAAAGTCAAGGATGGTAAGATCAGAATGTTTAGTTTAGTGATGGATGCGCGCTCAATAATCACATATCCCGCTTATCCCAAAAAAATTAAAGAGGGCTGGCAAGAAATCCGCGGTATTGCCTGGAGTGGTAGAGGAAAGGTAAAACAGGTATTGGTGAGCACGGATAACGGTAAGCATTGGCAGCAGGCCCATATTCAGGGGCCTGTGCTGGAAAAAGCGCATACGGCCTTTAGGTTGATGTGGAATTGGGATGGTAAGCCAACTCGAATATTGAGTAAGGTGATCGATGAAACGGGCTATGAACAGCCAACATACAATCAATTGGTGAAAGCTCGGGAATCTAAAGGCGGTTATCACTTCAATCCGGTCGTAGGTTGGGACATAGAACAAGATGGGGCGACTTATCTTGCGGATGTAGCAGATATAAATTAA
- a CDS encoding NAD(P)/FAD-dependent oxidoreductase, which produces MKNSIYDTIIIGGSYAGLSAGLALARFRRSVLIIDDGNPCNKNSKESHNFVAHDGESSSSIIKTVKSQLLQYETVHFLQDTVGEARALPNYCTVVLRNGKLVYGKKLLLACGIQDLLPPINGFGACWGISIIDCPYCHGYEFRNKKAVILGPAKKAKKIAALLKPLHTEIALIEPSPALKQEEETNISDDLQVNNTYNAINSIQHKNGMVHAILFHNGESKPADLIYAPRPFKLSGDLHAQLGCKETKHGYIRVNKKQQTSVRHVYACGDNSNLLRSISSAVYSGTKAGMMINSTLAVESHHK; this is translated from the coding sequence ATGAAAAATAGCATATACGATACGATTATTATTGGCGGAAGCTATGCTGGCCTTTCTGCAGGGCTGGCGCTGGCGAGGTTCCGCAGAAGCGTATTAATCATTGACGATGGGAATCCCTGTAACAAAAACAGCAAAGAATCGCATAATTTCGTGGCCCATGATGGAGAATCTTCAAGTTCGATTATCAAGACTGTTAAAAGCCAATTGCTACAGTACGAAACCGTACATTTCTTGCAGGATACTGTTGGCGAGGCGCGCGCGTTACCAAACTATTGCACAGTTGTGCTCCGCAATGGGAAGCTCGTCTATGGAAAGAAGCTTTTACTAGCCTGCGGAATTCAAGATCTCCTGCCGCCTATTAACGGATTCGGGGCATGTTGGGGAATATCGATCATCGACTGCCCATATTGTCATGGTTATGAATTTCGTAATAAAAAGGCTGTTATATTGGGCCCCGCAAAGAAAGCAAAAAAAATAGCGGCTTTACTTAAACCCCTGCACACCGAAATCGCCTTAATCGAACCATCCCCGGCATTAAAACAAGAAGAAGAGACAAACATATCCGATGACCTGCAGGTCAATAATACCTACAACGCGATCAACAGTATCCAACATAAAAACGGAATGGTACATGCTATCCTCTTTCATAACGGCGAATCGAAACCTGCCGATCTGATCTATGCTCCCCGCCCGTTTAAGCTTTCAGGAGATCTTCACGCCCAATTGGGCTGTAAAGAGACCAAACACGGCTACATACGCGTTAACAAGAAGCAACAGACCAGTGTGCGGCACGTTTATGCTTGCGGTGACAACTCCAACCTGTTACGTTCCATATCGAGCGCTGTTTATTCGGGTACCAAAGCCGGCATGATGATAAACAGCACACTTGCTGTAGAAAGCCACCACAAATAA